The Kangiella marina genome window below encodes:
- a CDS encoding fimbrial biogenesis chaperone, whose amino-acid sequence MTQLVNTIYVTLLLLSVTAVNAAEQSSLQPQLAISPSRVVIEPEAVKGTQSVTVLNLGARPLQVEVSVQNWDFDEHNNYRALPPTPQSLDQWLIINPVRLTVPPKGQQTVRMAIRPKAKPEDGEHRAMVFFRQVPSAEAKGVNVQFNIGVPVYAFFGDVKREATLHSLAYDKTSQSLSFDITSSGNAYVRPGGYFFILEKSDDADGQILQRLNVETGEVKGDKPLASGKISSKPVFAGERRTVDVALPMNERPDSQLPEEYLLAIKVDVAGTLYEKVYRVQKDK is encoded by the coding sequence ATGACTCAATTAGTGAACACCATTTATGTCACCTTATTATTGTTAAGTGTTACAGCAGTGAATGCTGCTGAGCAATCGAGCCTACAACCGCAGTTAGCGATTTCTCCGTCTCGTGTTGTGATTGAACCCGAAGCGGTGAAAGGGACGCAGAGCGTGACGGTTTTAAATTTAGGAGCAAGACCTTTACAGGTTGAAGTTTCGGTTCAGAACTGGGACTTTGATGAGCACAATAATTACAGAGCCTTACCGCCAACGCCGCAAAGTCTCGATCAATGGTTAATCATTAATCCAGTTCGGTTGACGGTTCCGCCAAAAGGCCAACAAACCGTGCGGATGGCGATTAGACCTAAAGCAAAGCCAGAAGACGGTGAGCATCGTGCCATGGTCTTTTTTAGGCAAGTGCCCTCTGCAGAAGCTAAAGGTGTTAATGTTCAGTTCAATATTGGTGTACCAGTTTACGCTTTCTTTGGTGATGTTAAGCGTGAAGCGACTTTGCACTCGCTGGCCTACGATAAGACAAGCCAGTCATTGAGTTTTGATATTACAAGCTCTGGCAACGCTTACGTCAGACCGGGAGGCTACTTTTTTATCCTTGAAAAGAGCGATGACGCAGACGGGCAAATCTTACAGCGACTTAATGTTGAAACTGGTGAAGTTAAAGGCGATAAGCCTTTAGCATCGGGCAAAATATCATCAAAACCTGTTTTTGCTGGAGAGCGTCGGACGGTGGATGTCGCTCTGCCCATGAATGAGCGGCCAGATAGTCAATTGCCGGAAGAGTATTTGTTAGCAATCAAGGTCGATGTTGCGGGCACTCTTTACGAAAAAGTCTATCGAGTTCAAAAAGATAAGTAG